A genomic stretch from Phycisphaerae bacterium includes:
- a CDS encoding four-helix bundle copper-binding protein, producing the protein MRMFLTNGCVRLVAYIAFGLPCVFLLADCDRIANGDQQMKTCAQVCRKCAQSCGKMAGATV; encoded by the coding sequence ATGCGAATGTTTCTGACGAACGGATGCGTGCGGCTGGTGGCCTATATAGCGTTCGGGCTTCCGTGTGTGTTCTTGCTTGCCGATTGCGACCGTATCGCTAACGGGGATCAGCAAATGAAGACCTGCGCGCAGGTGTGCCGCAAGTGCGCCCAGTCGTGTGGGAAGATGGCGGGGGCGACGGTCTGA
- a CDS encoding TolC family protein, whose amino-acid sequence MQDAVRERIGQRIIWNQATDADAAATESVRELLTLDLSADQCVQVALLNNRRLQATYEELGVAQADLVKAGLLQNPVFIGQVRFPARPATPFEADVVLNFLDIFILPLRKRAAEAEFERVKSRVASTVVEHAAQVRCAFYTLQGAKQLRELRATAAQATEASAELASRQFQAGNISELDRSNEQALREQTMAELSLSEGEVRTLRERLNGFMGLWGEDADRWQIAGRLPDLPEPELSPDDLESLAVSQRLELSQARQEIEAVAQSLGLARLRRAAGGVTQLDIGGHYEREPEGIGTAGPSLEITLPLFNQGQPALARAEAMWRQSQQHFAALSAQIRSEVRVAKESMFAARRLAERYQQITLPLRERIVQESQLHYNAMQIGPIQLLQARQAQLDAGRQYIESLRNYWVSRAELERVVGGRLPTSSPTMQPTGTEPSGQQSHEPERQTQEHGHGGH is encoded by the coding sequence GTGCAAGACGCCGTGCGGGAACGGATCGGCCAGCGAATCATCTGGAATCAGGCCACGGACGCCGATGCCGCGGCGACCGAATCCGTCCGAGAGCTCTTGACTCTGGACTTAAGCGCAGACCAGTGCGTGCAGGTGGCTCTGCTCAACAACCGACGGCTTCAGGCAACGTACGAAGAACTCGGCGTCGCCCAAGCCGATCTCGTGAAAGCCGGACTGCTTCAAAACCCAGTCTTCATTGGCCAGGTCCGCTTTCCTGCCCGGCCCGCAACGCCCTTTGAAGCTGACGTGGTTCTGAACTTTCTGGACATCTTCATTCTCCCGCTGCGCAAGCGCGCGGCCGAGGCGGAATTTGAGCGGGTCAAGTCCCGCGTCGCCTCAACGGTGGTGGAACACGCCGCGCAGGTGCGATGCGCCTTCTACACTCTTCAGGGCGCCAAGCAACTTCGCGAGTTGCGCGCCACTGCTGCACAAGCGACCGAGGCATCGGCCGAATTAGCCAGCCGACAATTCCAGGCTGGAAACATCAGCGAGCTGGATCGAAGCAATGAACAGGCGCTGCGCGAGCAAACGATGGCAGAGCTTTCGCTGTCCGAAGGTGAGGTGCGCACGCTGCGCGAGCGACTAAACGGGTTTATGGGTTTGTGGGGCGAAGATGCCGATCGGTGGCAAATCGCCGGGCGCTTGCCCGATCTGCCGGAACCGGAGCTTTCCCCTGATGATCTTGAGTCTCTCGCGGTCTCCCAACGTCTGGAACTTTCTCAGGCCCGCCAAGAAATCGAAGCGGTCGCACAGTCACTGGGCCTTGCACGCCTGCGGCGAGCGGCAGGCGGGGTTACTCAACTGGACATCGGCGGCCACTACGAGCGCGAGCCAGAAGGCATTGGTACGGCGGGGCCGTCGCTCGAAATCACGTTGCCTCTATTCAATCAGGGACAGCCTGCTTTGGCCCGCGCCGAGGCGATGTGGCGACAGAGTCAGCAACATTTTGCAGCGCTGTCAGCACAGATTCGCTCCGAAGTTCGCGTCGCAAAGGAGAGCATGTTCGCGGCGCGCCGGCTGGCAGAGCGCTACCAGCAGATCACGCTGCCCTTGCGCGAGCGAATCGTCCAGGAGTCGCAGCTTCATTACAACGCCATGCAGATCGGGCCGATTCAATTGCTCCAGGCACGACAGGCACAGCTTGATGCTGGGCGCCAGTACATCGAATCATTACGTAACTATTGGGTGTCCCGCGCGGAGTTGGAGCGGGTGGTGGGCGGGCGTTTGCCGACAAGTTCGCCAACTATGCAACCGACAGGGACGGAGCCCTCCGGGCAACAATCCCACGAACCGGAGCGACAAACTCAAGAGCATGGCCACGGAGGTCACTGA
- a CDS encoding MgtC/SapB family protein yields the protein MNDGIPGWMGTIHGLLPHQYCWVIVAVLSILCGAVIGVERGKRQKPAGLRTMMLICLGASIFTQASLLVAGDRADPGRIAAQVVTGIGFLGAGAIIHGRGAVTGFTTAAAIWVVAAIGVVLGSGYAAAGVLFTLLVVGTLAAERTIESVLCGRCQWATMRIDFDPSEGRTHWLIQEILDDHQVPDELVSFACTTEEIGAVSVRCCVRHRQHRGFLATLAALSCVRRIVETATPASPPAQEPTR from the coding sequence ATGAACGATGGAATCCCAGGCTGGATGGGCACCATCCACGGTCTGCTGCCGCACCAGTACTGCTGGGTGATCGTGGCTGTTCTGTCAATCCTATGCGGCGCCGTGATCGGTGTGGAGCGAGGCAAGCGGCAGAAACCTGCCGGCCTGCGAACGATGATGCTCATTTGTCTGGGTGCGAGCATCTTCACACAGGCCAGCCTGCTGGTCGCCGGCGACCGCGCCGACCCCGGCCGCATCGCCGCTCAAGTCGTGACGGGCATCGGGTTCCTGGGCGCGGGCGCAATCATCCACGGACGAGGCGCGGTGACCGGATTCACGACGGCCGCAGCGATCTGGGTAGTCGCCGCCATCGGCGTCGTGCTAGGCAGCGGCTACGCCGCAGCGGGCGTTCTCTTCACACTGTTAGTGGTTGGTACGTTGGCAGCCGAGCGCACCATCGAGTCTGTTCTTTGCGGTCGGTGCCAGTGGGCCACGATGCGGATCGACTTCGACCCCAGTGAGGGTAGAACCCATTGGCTGATTCAAGAAATCCTCGACGATCATCAAGTTCCTGACGAGCTTGTCTCATTCGCATGCACTACTGAAGAGATCGGCGCCGTGTCGGTTCGGTGTTGCGTCCGTCATCGCCAGCATCGCGGCTTTCTGGCGACGCTTGCTGCGTTGTCCTGCGTGCGTCGGATCGTCGAAACGGCGACGCCGGCCTCGCCTCCGGCACAGGAGCCAACTCGATGA
- a CDS encoding efflux RND transporter permease subunit, producing MVPRIIEYCVRNRFIVILLTAAVAVWGVYCVIKTPIDAIPDLSENQVIVFTDWMGRSPQEIDDQITYPLSVNLQGLAGIKAVRSSSEFNFSMINIIFDEKTDFYFARTRVLERLNIAGTFLPAGVVPYLAPDSTALGQIFWYTVEGDGYSVDELRAIQDWYVRYQLYVSGVAQVSSVGGFVREYQIDVDPEKLRAYDLALGSVFSAVARSNIAVGGKVYFENSAEYLIRGVGWLRGVKDLENVVVAERDGVPIYVRSLAAVQLGPEYRRSMLEKNNQEAVGGVVMMRYGENPLTVTQAIKQRIEQLQPGLPPGVRIVPFYDRTRLIEGAIHTLIGTLKEEILVASIVVILILGHVRSALLCCVTLPIAALVSFILMYYLGVSSNIMSLSGIAISIGVLVDASIVMVENAIHGLTGERGAGRITGDTTEIVVKSCRLVGKPIFFSVMIMLVSFIPVFALSGTEGKMFHPLAFTKTFAMVGVACLAITFVPAMIPILIRGRLRSEQQNWIVRSFINIYKPVLTWLMRVPGAGIWFVGFLYVLAAGFIGSRSLFIGITILALFFGCVFFRRWSSMALALVLLLATATWAWRFPKLGREFMPPLDEGSVLDMPVTVPRVNITQAAEDLRMRDQIMLSFPEIDQVVGKAGRADTPTDPSGIDMIETIVTMRPKEWWPKRKVRFEDAEEEGGAVVAALQAEGFISAAAKPDELGNLASTATMDAMTEFDRNMRELAHRRQVEYAPVLAKKLVRATLDDLLALFRRKGELLAEPSAAQLDELAESLTSAHGLLLVEVPRREEMTKLATEATGRLASMGVVEQKPELLLPAPSLWHDLRDVVMTAVGEEKSTVFSELFNAFEQRLHDEWVARVKVVNWELEDLARGAMVWSLIENLTKQAKASNLLDKAPSAADLQRIRQEREPQFASNVFLWRKTKNDLVKELDSELQMGGWGNIWTQPIINRVDMLATGVRTMIGVKVFGPRQEDLTEEVGQEGVKKTVVKEPGIQSIANQVAGVLRGIRGAVDVFPDQIVGRSYLQIDIDREKASRYGVNVGDIQEAIEVAMGGKSIMTTVEGRRRFPVRVRYARDYWQTEEALRRILVTGRRGASPAETDSVAMGAGAGMSLASIGSAAASGMGGGQAYQIPISEVTDIKVVEGPSVIKSENGMLRSYVQLNVRDRDIVGFVEEAQQAVAERVKLPPGFFIEWSGQFEHQVRARKTLQVLFPLVVLLIFVILYVTFNDIRDSLLIMLAVPGALAGGVIFQSLFGFNFSVAVWVGYIACFGMATETGIVMLIYLHDAINTRGGLAKISSIREVTEAVVAGAVHRLRPKLMTEGTTIIGLVPMLWATGVGAEVMRPMAAPVLGGLLVADEVIDLLLPVIFNWYQCRKWRRLHSVTEDSVAAGAAS from the coding sequence ATGGTGCCCCGGATCATCGAATACTGCGTTCGCAACCGATTCATCGTCATCCTGCTGACCGCTGCCGTGGCCGTCTGGGGCGTCTATTGCGTCATAAAGACGCCGATCGACGCGATCCCGGATCTGTCGGAGAACCAGGTCATCGTCTTCACGGACTGGATGGGCCGATCGCCGCAGGAAATAGACGATCAAATTACGTATCCGCTTTCCGTAAACCTCCAGGGCCTGGCCGGTATCAAGGCAGTGCGGTCATCGAGCGAGTTCAACTTCTCGATGATCAACATCATCTTTGACGAAAAGACTGATTTCTATTTCGCCCGCACGCGCGTTCTCGAGCGGCTCAATATCGCCGGCACGTTCCTTCCGGCCGGCGTTGTTCCGTATCTGGCGCCGGATTCAACCGCGCTCGGACAGATCTTCTGGTACACGGTGGAGGGCGATGGCTACAGCGTGGACGAATTGCGGGCGATCCAAGATTGGTACGTTCGCTACCAACTCTACGTGTCCGGCGTGGCTCAGGTCTCCAGCGTCGGCGGATTCGTCCGCGAGTATCAGATCGACGTCGATCCAGAAAAGCTTCGAGCGTATGACCTCGCGCTCGGTTCCGTGTTTAGCGCCGTGGCGCGCAGCAACATCGCCGTCGGCGGCAAGGTCTACTTCGAGAATAGCGCCGAGTACCTGATTCGCGGCGTCGGCTGGCTGCGCGGCGTGAAGGATCTCGAAAACGTCGTCGTCGCCGAGCGCGACGGCGTGCCGATCTACGTACGCAGTCTGGCCGCGGTGCAACTCGGCCCTGAATACCGCCGCAGTATGTTGGAGAAGAACAATCAGGAGGCCGTCGGCGGCGTCGTGATGATGCGCTACGGCGAAAACCCATTGACCGTGACGCAGGCCATCAAGCAGCGCATCGAGCAATTACAGCCGGGGCTGCCGCCCGGCGTGCGGATCGTGCCGTTCTATGACCGCACACGGCTGATCGAGGGCGCCATTCACACGCTTATCGGTACGTTGAAAGAGGAGATCCTGGTCGCCAGTATCGTTGTCATCCTCATCCTTGGCCACGTTCGCAGCGCGCTGCTTTGTTGCGTTACTTTACCCATCGCCGCGCTCGTGTCGTTCATCCTGATGTATTACCTCGGAGTCTCCAGCAACATTATGTCCCTCTCGGGGATCGCCATCAGCATCGGCGTTCTCGTGGATGCCTCCATCGTGATGGTTGAAAACGCTATCCACGGCCTGACCGGGGAACGGGGCGCGGGCCGCATCACCGGCGACACGACGGAGATCGTGGTGAAATCCTGCCGCCTGGTCGGCAAGCCCATCTTCTTTTCAGTAATGATCATGCTGGTCTCCTTCATCCCCGTCTTCGCGCTCAGCGGCACGGAGGGGAAGATGTTTCACCCGCTGGCGTTCACGAAGACCTTCGCCATGGTCGGGGTCGCCTGTCTGGCGATCACCTTCGTGCCCGCCATGATCCCGATCCTGATAAGAGGGCGCTTGCGCTCCGAACAGCAGAACTGGATTGTCCGCAGCTTCATCAACATCTATAAGCCGGTGTTGACCTGGTTGATGCGGGTTCCCGGTGCGGGCATCTGGTTTGTCGGCTTCCTTTATGTCCTGGCCGCCGGATTCATCGGCAGCCGCTCGCTCTTCATCGGCATCACGATATTGGCGCTCTTCTTCGGGTGTGTGTTCTTCCGGCGGTGGTCCAGCATGGCGCTGGCGCTCGTCCTGCTGCTGGCCACCGCCACCTGGGCGTGGCGCTTCCCCAAGCTGGGCCGCGAGTTCATGCCGCCATTGGATGAAGGCAGCGTCCTGGATATGCCTGTGACGGTGCCGCGGGTGAACATTACACAGGCCGCCGAGGACCTGCGGATGCGGGACCAGATCATGCTGAGTTTTCCGGAGATCGACCAGGTCGTGGGCAAGGCGGGCCGGGCCGACACTCCCACGGATCCATCCGGAATCGACATGATTGAGACCATCGTCACGATGCGGCCGAAGGAGTGGTGGCCCAAGCGGAAGGTGCGCTTCGAGGATGCCGAAGAGGAGGGCGGGGCCGTAGTGGCGGCTTTGCAGGCGGAAGGGTTTATTTCCGCGGCAGCCAAGCCGGACGAACTGGGCAATCTCGCCTCCACGGCCACGATGGACGCGATGACCGAGTTCGACCGGAACATGCGGGAACTGGCGCATCGTCGACAGGTAGAGTACGCGCCGGTTCTGGCGAAGAAGCTTGTCCGGGCGACACTAGACGACCTGCTCGCGCTCTTCCGGCGCAAGGGTGAGCTTCTCGCAGAGCCCTCGGCGGCGCAACTCGACGAATTGGCCGAATCGCTGACCTCAGCACACGGCCTGCTGCTGGTTGAGGTTCCACGGCGCGAGGAGATGACGAAGTTGGCGACGGAGGCGACCGGCCGACTGGCGTCGATGGGCGTGGTGGAGCAGAAGCCGGAGCTTTTATTGCCCGCGCCGTCGCTTTGGCACGACTTGAGAGATGTCGTAATGACCGCGGTCGGCGAGGAGAAAAGCACCGTATTCAGCGAACTCTTCAATGCCTTTGAGCAACGCCTCCATGATGAGTGGGTCGCCCGCGTCAAGGTGGTCAACTGGGAACTCGAGGACCTGGCCCGGGGGGCGATGGTCTGGTCGCTGATTGAGAACCTCACCAAACAAGCAAAGGCCAGCAATCTCTTGGACAAAGCGCCGAGCGCGGCGGATCTTCAGCGCATCCGCCAAGAGCGCGAGCCGCAGTTCGCCAGCAATGTCTTCCTCTGGCGCAAGACCAAGAACGACCTGGTCAAGGAATTGGACAGCGAACTCCAGATGGGCGGCTGGGGCAACATCTGGACGCAGCCGATCATCAATCGCGTGGACATGCTGGCGACCGGCGTGCGTACCATGATCGGTGTCAAGGTATTCGGCCCACGACAGGAGGACCTCACCGAGGAGGTGGGGCAGGAAGGCGTAAAGAAGACGGTTGTCAAGGAACCGGGCATTCAGAGTATCGCCAATCAAGTGGCGGGCGTTTTGCGGGGGATCCGCGGCGCTGTTGATGTGTTCCCCGATCAGATCGTGGGGCGGAGCTATCTGCAAATCGACATCGACCGAGAGAAGGCCTCGCGCTATGGCGTGAATGTCGGGGACATCCAGGAAGCGATTGAAGTGGCTATGGGCGGGAAGAGCATTATGACCACGGTCGAGGGACGAAGGCGCTTTCCGGTACGTGTCCGCTACGCACGCGACTATTGGCAGACCGAGGAGGCCCTGCGGCGCATCCTGGTGACTGGCCGCCGTGGCGCGTCGCCGGCCGAGACGGATAGTGTCGCTATGGGCGCTGGCGCCGGGATGTCGCTGGCATCCATCGGGTCGGCGGCCGCCAGCGGCATGGGCGGCGGGCAGGCGTATCAGATTCCCATCTCGGAAGTCACCGACATCAAGGTCGTCGAGGGGCCGAGCGTCATCAAGAGCGAAAACGGCATGCTGCGGTCCTACGTCCAACTCAATGTCCGTGACCGCGACATCGTCGGCTTCGTCGAGGAGGCGCAGCAGGCGGTCGCCGAACGGGTCAAGCTCCCCCCAGGCTTTTTCATCGAATGGAGCGGCCAATTCGAGCACCAGGTTCGCGCCCGAAAGACGCTTCAAGTCCTCTTCCCGTTGGTCGTGCTGCTCATCTTTGTCATTCTGTATGTGACGTTCAATGACATTCGTGATTCGCTGTTGATCATGTTGGCCGTTCCGGGCGCGCTGGCCGGTGGCGTGATCTTCCAAAGCTTGTTTGGATTCAATTTCAGTGTGGCCGTCTGGGTTGGTTACATCGCCTGCTTCGGCATGGCGACGGAGACTGGGATTGTGATGTTGATTTATCTCCACGACGCGATCAATACCCGTGGCGGACTGGCCAAGATCAGCTCAATCCGCGAAGTAACCGAGGCCGTTGTCGCCGGCGCGGTGCATCGCCTGCGGCCGAAGCTCATGACCGAGGGCACGACGATCATCGGCTTGGTGCCCATGCTGTGGGCCACGGGCGTAGGCGCGGAGGTAATGCGGCCGATGGCCGCGCCCGTGCTCGGTGGTTTGCTAGTCGCCGATGAAGTCATCGACCTGCTGCTGCCGGTGATCTTCAACTGGTATCAGTGCCGCAAATGGCGCCGATTGCATTCCGTCACTGAAGACAGCGTTGCCGCAGGTGCGGCATCATAG
- a CDS encoding DUF2314 domain-containing protein produces MKIYRSHRPNERLPLWITEAACLLLTLTSATPFVARAAAQDAHKKAHDTPAPAPPKDEDRLVCLVLLLREPRPLDEHSLANTITKAVGISHVHDENAAHFVVAKPPYYLVKLDAGRFVINSISEPYFKNAYKLADETKDRQLARAIREHRAWLSIDWAEQEGDLKKAYQQIGKMAVALAGPDTLAICNPDTDSVLPYDAALAETLKGDDPLQSFVSALTEPATIFIRDDDPRLKAAEDEAKKRWPEFVRAFREKTGQRFAVKGRLVEGENAEYAWLSISDIDDKLVHGTLANATVDLKGFEFGQDLHIKLDDVDDWLYVGPDKQPQGGFTQKVLAEAAKAQAPSRP; encoded by the coding sequence ATGAAGATCTATCGGAGTCACCGCCCCAACGAGCGCTTGCCGCTATGGATCACCGAGGCGGCCTGCCTGCTGCTGACGCTTACGAGTGCGACGCCGTTCGTCGCTCGCGCCGCTGCGCAAGACGCACACAAGAAGGCCCACGACACTCCGGCGCCGGCGCCGCCGAAAGACGAGGATCGCCTCGTGTGCCTTGTGCTGCTGCTTCGTGAACCGCGGCCACTCGACGAGCATTCGTTGGCCAACACCATCACGAAGGCCGTCGGCATCTCGCATGTGCACGATGAAAACGCGGCCCATTTCGTCGTGGCCAAGCCGCCTTACTATCTGGTCAAGCTCGACGCGGGCAGGTTTGTCATCAACAGCATCTCCGAGCCCTACTTCAAGAATGCCTACAAGCTGGCTGACGAGACGAAGGACCGCCAATTGGCCAGGGCCATCCGTGAACACCGTGCCTGGCTTTCCATTGATTGGGCGGAACAGGAGGGTGACCTGAAGAAGGCCTACCAGCAGATCGGCAAAATGGCCGTGGCCCTGGCCGGACCGGACACGCTGGCGATTTGCAACCCCGACACGGACAGTGTTTTGCCCTATGACGCGGCGCTGGCCGAAACGCTCAAGGGAGACGATCCCCTTCAAAGCTTCGTGTCGGCGTTGACCGAGCCGGCGACCATCTTCATCCGCGATGATGACCCGCGCTTGAAGGCGGCCGAAGACGAGGCGAAGAAGCGCTGGCCGGAATTCGTCCGCGCTTTTCGTGAAAAGACCGGCCAGCGCTTCGCTGTCAAAGGCCGACTCGTGGAGGGCGAAAACGCCGAATACGCGTGGCTCTCCATCAGCGACATCGATGACAAGCTGGTGCATGGCACGCTGGCTAACGCGACCGTCGATCTAAAGGGCTTCGAGTTCGGCCAGGACCTGCACATCAAACTTGATGACGTGGACGACTGGCTCTACGTCGGCCCCGATAAGCAGCCCCAAGGCGGCTTCACCCAGAAGGTCCTCGCGGAAGCCGCGAAGGCTCAAGCTCCGTCACGCCCGTAA
- a CDS encoding class I SAM-dependent methyltransferase → MSSVWDLRARLYDVCEGSTLRRGPAKSTLFRDMEGRILFVAVGTGVDIAQFPPGRRIVAVDISNEMLRRAERRQKRYNGDLKLVEADAMDLTFLDASFDMAVTSCTFCSVPDPVRALRELYRVLRPGGKLLMIEHVRSRNTIFGLTLDLMTLWTRRLGTEMNRDTVSNVLKAGFEITSIDSVYLDIILAIRGRKPRSAISSVEECHE, encoded by the coding sequence ATGTCTTCAGTATGGGATCTGCGCGCCAGGCTTTACGATGTGTGCGAGGGCTCGACACTACGCCGCGGGCCGGCCAAATCTACGCTGTTCCGCGACATGGAGGGGCGTATTCTCTTCGTGGCCGTTGGAACCGGCGTTGACATCGCTCAATTTCCCCCAGGTCGCCGGATCGTGGCGGTGGACATCAGCAACGAAATGCTCCGTCGCGCGGAGAGACGGCAGAAGAGATACAATGGCGATTTGAAGCTGGTCGAAGCGGACGCGATGGATCTCACGTTTCTCGATGCCTCATTCGACATGGCAGTCACTTCCTGTACATTCTGTTCGGTGCCCGATCCTGTTCGCGCCTTAAGGGAACTGTATCGAGTTCTGAGGCCGGGCGGCAAGCTGCTGATGATCGAGCATGTCCGCAGCCGCAACACGATCTTCGGCCTGACGCTGGACCTGATGACGCTGTGGACCCGTCGACTCGGCACGGAGATGAATCGAGACACCGTAAGCAACGTCCTCAAGGCGGGGTTTGAGATCACGAGCATCGATAGCGTCTATCTCGACATCATCCTTGCGATACGCGGACGAAAGCCGAGGTCCGCGATTTCATCCGTGGAGGAGTGCCATGAATAA
- a CDS encoding four-helix bundle copper-binding protein, whose protein sequence is MPHQMNNPELQECARKCYECADICHRTATHCLQLGGEHASAEHQVLLQDCADICGTAARFMSRASHHHSLICRECAELCTACADDCDRVANGNQQMEQCAQVCRKCAQSCEKMAGAGV, encoded by the coding sequence ATGCCTCATCAAATGAACAACCCGGAACTTCAAGAATGCGCTCGAAAGTGCTACGAGTGCGCCGACATTTGTCACCGCACTGCCACTCATTGCCTCCAGCTTGGAGGCGAACATGCGTCGGCCGAGCATCAAGTTCTCCTACAGGACTGCGCCGACATCTGCGGGACCGCGGCCCGGTTTATGAGCCGGGCGTCGCATCACCACAGTCTCATCTGCCGCGAGTGCGCGGAGCTCTGCACCGCCTGCGCCGACGATTGCGACCGTGTCGCCAACGGGAACCAGCAGATGGAGCAGTGCGCGCAGGTGTGTCGCAAGTGCGCCCAGTCGTGCGAAAAGATGGCCGGCGCGGGAGTCTGA